One window of the Streptomyces sp. V4I8 genome contains the following:
- a CDS encoding DUF6415 family natural product biosynthesis protein yields MRDSAWRVLGPDDSSDALPPTVGELETLALALRGHLESILPEVERAAGPRPSDTQSYCALACIGEARRKLGVTPHASLQSRVAHARLLARCLNALCDHYERLRNAPS; encoded by the coding sequence ATGCGGGACAGCGCATGGCGTGTTCTCGGCCCCGACGACAGCTCCGATGCTCTGCCGCCCACTGTCGGCGAACTCGAGACGCTCGCCCTCGCCTTGCGCGGGCATCTGGAGTCGATCCTGCCCGAGGTTGAGCGAGCGGCCGGTCCGCGGCCCAGCGACACGCAGTCGTACTGCGCGCTCGCCTGCATCGGCGAGGCCCGTCGGAAGCTGGGCGTCACGCCGCACGCCTCGCTGCAGTCCCGGGTGGCGCATGCCCGGCTCCTGGCCCGCTGCCTGAACGCCCTGTGCGACCACTACGAACGCCTCCGCAACGCACCCTCATGA
- the secF gene encoding protein translocase subunit SecF: MRRSGRRGGRRRDEQGSGLRGLGARLHRGEISYDFVGKRKIWYGLSVLITLLAIAGLAVRGLNMGIEFQGGAVFTTPAKISTSVAKAEEYAHDASGHEAIVQKLGNGSLRIQIAGIDTDSSDQIKQELAEDLNLDPERLAADLVGPSWGEEIANKAWQGLGIFMVLVVIYLAITFEWRMAVAALVALIHDITITIGIYALVGFEATPGTVIGLLTILGYSLYDTVVVFDSLKEQTKDITGQAQFTYGEIANRSINGTLVRSINTTVVALLPVAGLLFIGGGFLGTGTLKDISLSLFVGLAAGAYSSIFIATPIVADLKEREPEMRALKRRVLAKRAQATVKGSSGRTRSRPGHRTDDQAPALAGARNQPPTRTSGRGRASRKRR, encoded by the coding sequence CTGCGCCGCTCCGGCCGTCGCGGCGGACGAAGAAGAGATGAGCAGGGGTCGGGACTCCGCGGCCTCGGTGCTCGGCTGCATCGCGGCGAGATCAGCTACGACTTCGTAGGCAAGCGCAAGATCTGGTACGGCCTCTCCGTCCTGATCACCCTCTTGGCCATCGCCGGCTTGGCGGTGCGCGGCCTGAACATGGGCATCGAATTCCAGGGCGGAGCGGTCTTCACGACGCCGGCAAAGATCAGCACGTCGGTCGCGAAGGCGGAGGAATACGCGCATGACGCCTCCGGCCATGAGGCCATCGTGCAAAAGCTGGGCAACGGCAGTCTGCGCATCCAGATCGCCGGCATCGACACCGACTCATCCGACCAGATCAAGCAGGAACTGGCCGAGGACCTCAACCTCGACCCGGAGCGGCTGGCAGCAGACCTGGTCGGCCCGAGCTGGGGCGAAGAGATCGCCAACAAAGCCTGGCAGGGCCTTGGCATCTTCATGGTCCTCGTGGTGATCTATCTGGCGATCACGTTCGAGTGGCGCATGGCGGTCGCGGCTCTCGTCGCTCTCATTCACGACATCACCATCACGATCGGCATCTATGCCTTGGTCGGGTTCGAGGCGACGCCCGGCACTGTGATCGGTCTGCTGACGATCCTCGGATACTCGCTGTACGACACGGTCGTTGTCTTCGACAGTCTCAAGGAACAGACGAAGGACATCACCGGACAGGCCCAGTTCACCTATGGCGAGATCGCCAATCGGTCGATCAACGGCACGCTGGTCCGCTCCATCAACACCACCGTGGTCGCCCTGCTCCCGGTGGCCGGCCTTCTGTTCATCGGTGGCGGGTTCCTTGGTACGGGCACACTGAAGGACATCTCCTTGTCCCTGTTCGTCGGCCTCGCGGCCGGCGCGTACTCCTCCATCTTCATCGCCACGCCGATCGTCGCCGACTTGAAGGAGCGCGAGCCGGAGATGCGGGCCCTCAAGAGGCGGGTCCTGGCCAAGCGAGCGCAGGCCACCGTCAAGGGGAGCTCCGGGCGGACGCGGTCTCGTCCAGGCCACCGGACGGATGACCAGGCGCCCGCCCTGGCGGGTGCGCGGAACCAGCCCCCCACCCGCACCTCGGGCCGCGGCAGAGCCTCCAGGAAGCGCCGGTGA
- a CDS encoding SsgA family sporulation/cell division regulator gives MDVTFTQVAEVRIIALRDKPVPFRAALRYSSTDPLAVQVILPAEATRGGWPRTWVFARDLLSEGLNKDAGSGSVRIWSCCPSGTVLEFHSAGEILPVQFRTAVLARFLRCSYALVAPGKEDVGGALERSLDSVMRDGPVQRE, from the coding sequence ATGGACGTCACCTTCACGCAGGTAGCTGAAGTCCGGATCATTGCCTTACGGGACAAGCCAGTTCCGTTCCGGGCCGCCCTCCGCTATTCGTCGACGGACCCCCTGGCGGTCCAGGTCATCCTGCCCGCCGAGGCGACCCGGGGAGGCTGGCCGAGGACGTGGGTTTTCGCCAGGGACTTGCTGTCGGAGGGCTTGAACAAGGACGCTGGAAGCGGGAGCGTCCGCATATGGTCGTGTTGTCCCTCGGGCACGGTTCTGGAGTTCCACTCCGCCGGAGAGATACTTCCTGTCCAGTTCAGAACTGCCGTCCTCGCACGCTTCCTGCGGTGCTCGTATGCCCTGGTCGCCCCAGGAAAAGAGGACGTCGGTGGGGCACTTGAGAGGAGTTTGGATTCGGTCATGAGGGACGGCCCGGTTCAGCGGGAGTGA
- a CDS encoding alpha/beta hydrolase, with amino-acid sequence MELALIRARASGPGHRIGSLIFNFGGPGDPGVTMLPAAVQTYQDFEELRTRYDLVSFDPRGTGSSRPVRCLDDSARDEASAADSTPDTPAEQAALLRVARATTRACAKNSGPMLAHVGTRSTARDLDLLRQVLGDDRLSYVGFSYGTELGALYAHLFPARVGRMVLDAVTNPAQNPEQSALGQARGFQLALQRFIADCTGKQPACPLGDEPDQAEHKIGALLDGLEHKPLPTTDGRPLTQTRALNGVIQALYAESYWPHLRSGLQAALRQGKGNILLALSDALTGRDQQGHYSTTQAAATATLCADTSHRYTLRDITDSLSAFREASPVFGHHYAWTQLLQCTGWPTRGRPNAPVTATGSAPVLLISTTGDPATPHTNLASMARQLGPEVAIQITHRGNGHTAYGTSSCVTDIVNRYLLIGTSPKTGTTCDD; translated from the coding sequence ATGGAACTGGCGCTCATCCGGGCCCGGGCCTCCGGACCCGGGCACAGAATCGGCTCGCTCATCTTCAACTTCGGTGGTCCAGGTGACCCCGGGGTGACCATGCTGCCGGCGGCCGTGCAGACGTATCAGGATTTCGAGGAACTCCGCACCCGCTACGACCTGGTCAGCTTCGACCCCCGGGGTACCGGCAGCAGCCGCCCGGTCCGCTGCCTGGACGACTCCGCCCGCGACGAGGCTTCCGCCGCTGACAGCACACCCGACACTCCGGCCGAGCAAGCCGCACTCCTGCGCGTGGCACGTGCGACCACCCGGGCCTGCGCCAAGAACTCGGGACCGATGCTTGCGCACGTCGGCACCCGCAGCACCGCTCGCGACCTGGACCTGCTGCGCCAGGTCCTCGGCGACGACAGGCTCTCCTATGTGGGCTTCTCGTACGGCACAGAACTCGGCGCCCTGTACGCCCATCTGTTTCCCGCCCGCGTCGGTCGGATGGTCCTCGACGCCGTCACCAACCCGGCCCAAAACCCCGAACAGAGCGCACTCGGACAGGCGAGAGGCTTCCAGCTGGCTCTGCAGAGGTTCATCGCCGACTGCACCGGCAAACAGCCCGCCTGCCCGCTGGGAGATGAGCCTGATCAAGCTGAACACAAGATCGGGGCCCTGCTGGACGGACTGGAGCACAAGCCCCTCCCCACAACGGATGGCCGCCCCCTCACCCAGACCCGCGCGCTCAACGGCGTCATCCAGGCTCTCTACGCGGAAAGCTACTGGCCTCATCTCAGGAGCGGGCTCCAGGCAGCCCTGCGACAGGGCAAGGGGAACATTCTCCTCGCCCTCTCGGACGCGCTGACGGGGCGCGACCAGCAGGGCCACTACAGCACCACCCAAGCCGCCGCCACCGCCACCCTCTGCGCCGACACCTCCCACCGCTACACACTCCGGGACATCACAGACAGCCTGTCCGCCTTCCGCGAAGCCTCACCTGTCTTCGGCCACCACTACGCCTGGACACAGCTGCTGCAATGCACCGGGTGGCCCACCCGCGGCAGACCCAACGCCCCCGTCACCGCAACGGGTTCCGCTCCCGTCCTCCTCATCTCCACCACCGGCGACCCCGCTACGCCTCATACCAATCTCGCCTCCATGGCTCGCCAACTCGGCCCGGAGGTGGCCATCCAGATCACCCACCGCGGCAACGGACACACCGCCTACGGCACCAGCTCTTGCGTCACCGACATCGTCAACAGGTACCTATTGATCGGCACCTCGCCGAAGACTGGCACTACCTGCGACGACTGA
- a CDS encoding IS630 family transposase, protein MRPHLKKCWTIPPRANAQFAARMEDVLAVYARPYDPARPVVCMDEKPYQLLDHARGPLPARPGHDACQDSEYIRCGTCSIFVWVEPLRGWRRVQALSQRTRIDWAGQVKQLLSVDYPAAETVVLVMDNLNTHDIASLYEAFEPEEAFALTQRLEIHHTPKHGSWLNIAETELAALSRQCLDRRIGDLNTLNTELSAWQNATNTDQRQVDWQFTTHDARIKLRHLYPKN, encoded by the coding sequence CTGCGTCCTCACCTGAAGAAGTGCTGGACCATCCCACCACGAGCGAACGCGCAGTTCGCGGCCCGGATGGAAGACGTGCTGGCCGTCTATGCCCGGCCCTATGACCCGGCACGTCCGGTGGTGTGCATGGACGAGAAGCCCTACCAACTCCTCGACCATGCCCGCGGCCCGCTCCCGGCCCGACCTGGCCACGACGCCTGCCAGGACAGCGAGTACATCCGCTGCGGCACATGCTCCATCTTCGTGTGGGTCGAACCCTTACGCGGGTGGCGTCGCGTGCAGGCACTGTCCCAGCGGACCCGGATCGACTGGGCCGGCCAGGTCAAGCAGCTGCTGAGCGTGGACTACCCAGCAGCCGAGACCGTGGTGCTGGTGATGGACAACCTCAACACCCACGACATCGCCTCACTGTACGAGGCATTCGAACCAGAAGAGGCATTCGCCCTGACTCAACGCCTCGAGATCCACCACACGCCCAAACACGGGTCATGGCTCAACATCGCCGAGACCGAACTCGCCGCGCTGAGCAGGCAATGCCTCGACCGCCGGATCGGCGACCTCAACACACTCAACACCGAACTCTCAGCCTGGCAGAACGCCACCAACACCGACCAACGTCAGGTGGACTGGCAGTTCACCACCCACGACGCACGCATCAAACTGCGCCACCTATATCCCAAAAATTAG
- a CDS encoding helix-turn-helix domain-containing protein, producing the protein MSATLTLVVCRCLVLVCLVGRLVPQIPSPLPDRAVVMGSQKKWPVRLTARDREELVRVTTTGVRGASMIMRAGVLLALDTSVGEVDSKEMIATRLGVSGETLRLVAKRFTETGGDVHATIARKRRDLPPVPSPVTGEVEARLIAMACSQPPQGYARWSLRLLEKHVALVEDIPDLDHSTIGRILKKRNCVLT; encoded by the coding sequence ATGTCAGCTACCCTGACACTCGTGGTGTGTCGCTGCTTAGTTCTGGTGTGTCTGGTTGGGAGGTTGGTGCCTCAGATTCCTTCCCCTTTGCCAGACAGGGCTGTTGTCATGGGTTCGCAGAAGAAGTGGCCGGTCAGGTTGACTGCGCGGGACCGCGAGGAGTTGGTCCGGGTGACCACGACGGGTGTTCGTGGAGCCTCGATGATCATGCGTGCGGGAGTGTTGCTCGCACTGGACACCTCGGTGGGTGAGGTGGATTCCAAGGAGATGATCGCGACCCGGCTTGGCGTCTCTGGTGAGACGTTGCGGCTGGTCGCCAAGCGCTTCACCGAGACCGGCGGCGATGTTCACGCCACAATCGCACGGAAGAGGCGCGACCTGCCGCCGGTGCCCTCGCCGGTGACCGGTGAGGTCGAAGCCCGGCTGATCGCGATGGCGTGCTCCCAGCCGCCCCAGGGCTATGCACGGTGGTCACTGCGGCTGCTGGAGAAGCACGTCGCGCTGGTCGAGGACATCCCTGATCTGGACCACTCCACCATCGGGAGGATCTTAAAAAAACGGAACTGCGTCCTCACCTGA
- a CDS encoding winged helix-turn-helix domain-containing protein has translation MRYADGGGLTAKGRQRREAVRLEAAGLFAEGIKPPEVARRLRVSSKSAYQWHLVWKRGGVRALASRGASGQRCKLSARCLQKLASCLEEGPAAHGWDQDQVWTGARVATLIGREFHVSYSVSGATRLMRRLGFTPQVPARRAAERDEQAVTAWKEATWAEVKAPVRPATASSASRTRPGSPAGRRRAAPGAGGASPRS, from the coding sequence ATGCGCTATGCGGATGGGGGCGGGCTGACGGCGAAGGGCCGTCAGCGCCGCGAGGCGGTGCGGCTGGAGGCCGCGGGGTTGTTCGCCGAGGGGATCAAGCCGCCGGAGGTCGCCCGCAGGCTGCGAGTGAGCTCCAAGTCGGCCTACCAGTGGCACCTGGTGTGGAAGCGGGGTGGGGTGAGAGCGCTCGCCTCGCGGGGTGCGAGCGGGCAGCGCTGCAAACTGTCGGCGCGGTGCCTTCAGAAGCTGGCCTCCTGCCTGGAGGAGGGGCCGGCGGCGCACGGCTGGGACCAGGACCAGGTCTGGACCGGTGCGCGGGTGGCGACGCTGATCGGCAGGGAGTTCCACGTCTCCTACAGTGTCTCGGGCGCCACTCGTCTCATGCGCCGCCTCGGGTTCACCCCGCAGGTCCCCGCACGGCGGGCCGCGGAACGCGACGAGCAGGCCGTCACCGCGTGGAAGGAGGCGACCTGGGCGGAGGTAAAAGCGCCCGTGCGGCCTGCGACGGCTTCATCTGCTTCGAGGACGAGGCCGGGTTCACCCGCAGGCCGCCGAAGGGCCGCACCTGGGGCAGGCGGGGCATCACCCCGGTCGTGA
- a CDS encoding transposase family protein translates to MSWNVTTGLEADQLEALVVRVHTMLVEDPDPPVVPGRMWALGLYKSVVLVLFLLRQNPVQQAAAELFHISQATVSRRWTTLLPVVETALAEHVPDPADASHGRIVLADGTLVTTWDWASEGTTMFSGKHRDTGFNLQVAATLSGDLLAVSAPVPGSRHDMYAWCQSHFPKAFADRESMGDLGYVGSGMLTACPRTPSSP, encoded by the coding sequence TTGAGCTGGAACGTTACGACAGGGCTGGAAGCGGATCAACTGGAGGCCTTGGTGGTCCGGGTCCACACGATGCTGGTGGAGGACCCCGATCCGCCCGTGGTGCCGGGACGGATGTGGGCGCTGGGCCTGTACAAGTCCGTGGTCCTGGTGTTGTTCCTGCTGCGGCAGAACCCCGTCCAGCAAGCGGCGGCGGAACTGTTCCACATCTCCCAGGCCACCGTCTCGCGCCGGTGGACCACGCTGCTCCCGGTGGTGGAGACGGCCCTGGCCGAGCATGTGCCCGACCCCGCCGACGCCTCACACGGCAGGATCGTCCTGGCCGACGGGACCCTGGTCACCACGTGGGACTGGGCGAGCGAGGGCACCACGATGTTCTCCGGCAAGCATCGTGACACAGGCTTCAACCTGCAGGTCGCCGCCACTCTCAGCGGGGACCTGCTCGCCGTCTCCGCGCCGGTACCCGGCAGTCGGCACGACATGTACGCCTGGTGCCAGTCCCACTTTCCCAAAGCCTTCGCCGACCGGGAGAGCATGGGGGATCTGGGCTATGTCGGCTCCGGCATGCTCACCGCCTGTCCGCGTACACCCTCATCTCCATAG
- the istA gene encoding IS21 family transposase: protein MDLRRFRALHQAGVSISAIARETGHDWRTVKKYLAAEGAVVPAAPSRKGTQPRKIAKLAPVVDAWLRVDIKLKAAVIHERLVDQYGFEGHYQRVKMYVAEARPRIRVELGLDEGQLFGLHRRFEVVPGGQAQVDWGDEGGILAHAGIAKVYSFHMVLSYARDPFCCFTTSQDLATFFDCHRRAFEHFGGTPATVVYDRTKTVVKRHVGPGKAVPLHPEAVAFASSYGFDIDVLAAYRPQGKGRVERQVDIVRDHVLAGRSFGSVAEMDAAFMAWAPIRRRQVHRTHSEVIGERAVKDRAALIPLPGHPYRVVERHLRRAGKDCLVSFEGSLYSVPARGIRPGQQVEVRVAQAEIAIHHLDEAAGSDSLLALHQRADVRGSWVVDEAHWDGLADGHTRSVTTADEPDQQDRPDVTRSESGSLDALLARTAVARIPVSRRPLADYDLAAGLTMPGVN from the coding sequence ATGGACTTACGTAGGTTCCGTGCCCTGCATCAGGCGGGCGTGAGTATCAGCGCGATAGCCCGGGAGACCGGGCATGACTGGCGGACGGTGAAGAAGTACCTGGCCGCCGAGGGGGCGGTGGTGCCGGCGGCGCCGTCGCGCAAGGGCACCCAGCCCCGCAAGATAGCGAAGCTGGCGCCGGTGGTGGATGCTTGGCTGCGGGTCGACATCAAGTTGAAGGCCGCGGTGATCCACGAGCGGCTGGTCGATCAATACGGCTTCGAGGGGCACTACCAGCGGGTGAAGATGTATGTCGCCGAGGCCAGGCCCCGTATCCGGGTCGAACTCGGTCTGGACGAAGGCCAGTTGTTCGGACTGCACCGCCGGTTCGAGGTCGTGCCCGGGGGCCAGGCCCAGGTCGACTGGGGTGATGAGGGCGGCATCCTCGCGCATGCCGGCATCGCCAAGGTGTACTCGTTTCACATGGTCCTGTCCTATGCGCGGGACCCGTTTTGCTGCTTCACCACGTCGCAGGACCTGGCGACGTTCTTCGACTGCCACCGCCGCGCGTTCGAGCACTTCGGCGGTACTCCGGCCACGGTGGTCTACGACCGGACGAAGACCGTGGTCAAGCGGCATGTTGGGCCGGGCAAGGCGGTGCCGTTGCATCCCGAGGCGGTCGCGTTCGCCTCGTCCTACGGCTTCGACATCGACGTCCTGGCGGCCTATCGGCCCCAGGGGAAGGGACGCGTCGAAAGGCAGGTCGACATTGTCCGTGATCACGTCCTGGCGGGCCGGTCCTTCGGCTCCGTCGCGGAGATGGACGCGGCGTTCATGGCCTGGGCGCCGATCCGACGTCGGCAGGTCCACCGCACCCACAGTGAGGTGATCGGTGAGCGGGCCGTGAAGGACCGGGCCGCTCTGATCCCGCTGCCCGGGCATCCCTACCGGGTGGTCGAGCGGCACCTGCGCAGGGCCGGCAAGGACTGCCTGGTCTCCTTCGAGGGCAGCCTCTACTCGGTGCCCGCCCGCGGTATCCGTCCTGGTCAGCAGGTTGAAGTCCGGGTCGCGCAGGCCGAGATCGCCATCCACCACCTCGATGAGGCCGCGGGCAGCGACAGCCTGCTCGCGCTCCATCAGCGGGCGGACGTGCGGGGCAGCTGGGTGGTCGATGAGGCCCACTGGGATGGCCTCGCGGACGGCCACACCCGCAGCGTCACCACCGCCGACGAGCCCGACCAGCAAGACCGCCCGGACGTCACTAGGTCTGAATCCGGCTCCCTGGACGCCCTGCTGGCCCGCACCGCGGTCGCCCGCATCCCCGTCTCCCGCCGCCCGCTGGCCGACTACGACCTCGCCGCCGGCCTGACGATGCCCGGAGTGAACTGA
- the istB gene encoding IS21-like element helper ATPase IstB, whose product MSDLITARIRKHADKLNLPHLAASLEQLAARADLDKMGYLDFLDLVLEEETGVRDGRRFRTALRLSKLPHHKTLDDFDFAFQPDLDVRKVKDLAALSFVEAKANAAFMGPPGVGKTHLAVGLAIAACKAGFSVYFTSLDDMVRQLKEAEAQGRLAAKMRTYLKPHVLVVDEVGYLPLDRAEANLVFQLVSKRYETGSILLTSNKSFSEWGQVFGDEVLATAILDRLLHHCEVISINGPSFRLKNRFTTIEGDDTVAWRLIHGVTSRSCRRRGR is encoded by the coding sequence ATGAGTGACCTGATCACCGCACGGATCCGCAAGCACGCCGACAAGCTGAACCTGCCCCACCTCGCGGCCAGTCTCGAGCAGCTGGCCGCCCGCGCCGACCTCGACAAGATGGGCTACCTCGACTTCCTCGATCTCGTCCTGGAAGAAGAGACCGGCGTCCGCGACGGACGGCGCTTTCGCACCGCCCTGCGTCTGTCGAAGCTGCCGCACCACAAGACCCTGGATGACTTCGACTTCGCCTTCCAGCCCGACCTCGACGTCCGCAAGGTCAAGGACCTCGCTGCCCTCTCCTTCGTCGAGGCCAAGGCCAACGCGGCCTTCATGGGTCCGCCCGGAGTAGGCAAGACACACCTCGCGGTGGGACTCGCGATAGCGGCCTGCAAGGCCGGCTTCTCCGTCTACTTCACCTCGCTGGACGACATGGTCCGCCAGCTCAAGGAAGCAGAGGCCCAGGGGCGTCTCGCGGCCAAGATGCGTACCTACCTCAAGCCCCACGTCCTGGTGGTCGATGAGGTCGGCTATCTGCCCCTGGACCGGGCCGAGGCGAACCTCGTGTTCCAGCTGGTCTCGAAAAGGTATGAGACCGGCTCGATCTTGCTGACCTCGAACAAATCGTTCAGCGAGTGGGGCCAGGTGTTCGGCGACGAGGTCTTGGCCACCGCCATCCTCGACCGGCTCCTCCACCACTGTGAGGTCATTTCGATCAACGGCCCGAGCTTCAGGCTCAAGAACCGATTCACCACTATCGAAGGAGATGACACCGTGGCATGGAGGCTTATTCACGGGGTCACCAGCCGTTCTTGTAGAAGGCGAGGGCGGTGA
- a CDS encoding transposase family protein: MSWNVTTGLEADQLEALVVRVHTMLVEDPDPPVVPGRMWALGLYKSVVLVLFLLRQNPVQQAAAELFHISQATVSRRWTTLLPVVETALAEHVPDPADASHGRIVLADGTLVTTWDWASEGTTMFSGKHRDTGFNLQVAATLSGDLLAVSAPVPGSRHDMYAWRQSHFPKAFADRESMGDLGYAGSGMLTARRKPPGQERPVKDKVFNQSIGKLRAAVERAIAHLKDWKVLATRYRGPLTRFPLVAKTVTALAFYKNGW, encoded by the coding sequence TTGAGCTGGAACGTTACGACAGGGCTGGAAGCGGATCAACTGGAGGCCTTGGTGGTCCGGGTCCACACGATGCTGGTGGAGGACCCCGATCCGCCCGTGGTGCCGGGACGGATGTGGGCGCTGGGCCTGTACAAGTCCGTGGTCCTGGTGTTGTTCCTGCTGCGGCAGAACCCCGTCCAGCAAGCGGCGGCGGAACTGTTCCACATCTCCCAGGCCACCGTCTCGCGCCGGTGGACCACGCTGCTCCCGGTGGTGGAGACGGCCCTGGCCGAGCATGTGCCCGACCCCGCCGACGCCTCACACGGCAGGATCGTCCTGGCCGACGGGACCCTGGTCACCACGTGGGACTGGGCGAGCGAGGGCACCACGATGTTCTCCGGCAAGCATCGTGACACAGGCTTCAACCTGCAGGTCGCCGCCACTCTCAGCGGGGACCTGCTCGCCGTCTCCGCGCCGGTACCCGGCAGTCGGCACGACATGTACGCCTGGCGCCAGTCCCACTTTCCCAAAGCCTTCGCCGACCGGGAGAGCATGGGGGATCTGGGCTATGCCGGCTCCGGCATGCTCACCGCCCGCCGCAAGCCACCCGGTCAGGAACGCCCCGTCAAAGACAAAGTGTTCAACCAGAGCATCGGCAAGCTCCGCGCCGCCGTCGAACGAGCGATCGCACATCTGAAGGACTGGAAGGTCCTCGCCACTCGCTATCGCGGCCCTCTCACCCGGTTCCCCCTCGTCGCCAAGACCGTCACCGCCCTCGCCTTCTACAAGAACGGCTGGTGA
- a CDS encoding transposase family protein, which yields MRSYADTARRKPPGQERPVKDKVFNQSIGKLRAAVERAIAHLKDWKVLATRYRGPLTRFPLVAKTVTALAFYKNGW from the coding sequence TTGAGGTCGTACGCGGACACCGCCCGCCGCAAGCCACCCGGTCAGGAACGCCCCGTCAAAGACAAGGTGTTCAACCAGAGCATCGGCAAGCTCCGCGCCGCCGTCGAACGAGCGATCGCACATCTGAAGGACTGGAAGGTCCTCGCCACTCGCTATCGCGGCCCTCTCACCCGGTTCCCCCTCGTCGCCAAGACCGTCACCGCCCTCGCCTTCTACAAGAACGGCTGGTGA
- a CDS encoding transposase family protein, protein MSWNVTAGLDKDQLDGLVVRVHQALVEDPDPAVSPARMWSLGLYRSVVLVLFLLRQNPVQEAAAELFGVSQATVSRRWTGLLPVVEKALAGHVPDPVEASAGRIVLIDGTLVTTWDWASEGTAMFSGKHRDTGFNLQIAATLSGDLLAVSEPVPGSRHDMYAWRQSHFPETFAERQSMGDLGYVGSGMLTARRKPPGQQRPTGAKIYNRSISSLRAAIERAIAHLKDWKILATRYRGPLAKFPLVAKTVTALTFYKKGW, encoded by the coding sequence TTGAGCTGGAACGTTACGGCAGGGTTAGACAAGGATCAACTGGACGGGCTGGTGGTGCGGGTCCATCAGGCGCTCGTGGAGGACCCGGATCCTGCGGTGTCTCCGGCGCGGATGTGGTCGCTGGGCCTGTACCGGTCGGTGGTCCTGGTGCTGTTCCTCCTGCGGCAGAACCCCGTCCAGGAAGCGGCGGCGGAACTGTTCGGTGTCAGCCAGGCCACTGTTTCCCGGCGGTGGACGGGGCTGCTTCCGGTGGTGGAGAAGGCCCTCGCCGGGCATGTCCCTGATCCTGTGGAAGCCTCAGCCGGCCGGATCGTGCTCATCGACGGCACCCTGGTCACCACGTGGGACTGGGCGAGCGAAGGCACCGCTATGTTCTCCGGCAAGCACCGCGACACCGGCTTCAACCTGCAGATCGCCGCCACGCTGTCCGGAGACCTGCTCGCGGTGTCCGAGCCTGTCCCGGGCTCCCGCCACGACATGTACGCCTGGCGCCAGTCCCACTTCCCGGAGACCTTCGCAGAACGGCAGAGCATGGGCGATCTTGGGTACGTGGGTTCCGGCATGCTCACCGCGAGACGCAAACCACCTGGTCAGCAACGCCCCACTGGCGCCAAGATCTACAACCGGAGCATCAGCAGCCTCCGCGCCGCCATTGAGCGAGCGATCGCACACCTGAAGGACTGGAAGATCCTCGCGACCCGCTACCGCGGCCCCCTGGCCAAGTTCCCCCTCGTCGCCAAAACCGTCACCGCCCTCACCTTCTACAAAAAGGGCTGGTGA
- a CDS encoding IS5 family transposase, which produces MTDAEWAVVRAAMPVPAWLEGRGGRPEEFCHREMVDAVRYVVDNGAKWRSVPADFPWWRAVYDFFRRWRRHGYVRELYQRLRRLQRRRQGREEEPSAGIIDAQSVDGAETCPASSRGYDGAKMRDGRKRHILTDTGGLLLEVTVTAANVHDSKAAPDLLDAYLAKPGRLLKLVWVDSAYQGQPLADAFAAHGVEVKVVKRPDGRREFTVLARRWVVERTLGWLSRARRLNRDHERRPDHHVQMVWWAGLITLTRKMTRQRLHWPEFRPQRLGPQPG; this is translated from the coding sequence ATGACGGATGCGGAGTGGGCGGTGGTTCGGGCGGCGATGCCGGTGCCGGCCTGGCTGGAGGGCCGGGGTGGGCGCCCGGAGGAGTTCTGCCACCGGGAGATGGTCGACGCGGTGCGCTATGTCGTCGACAACGGCGCGAAGTGGCGCTCTGTCCCTGCTGATTTCCCCTGGTGGCGGGCGGTGTACGACTTCTTCCGCCGCTGGCGGCGGCATGGCTATGTGCGCGAGCTTTACCAGCGCCTGCGCCGTCTGCAGCGCAGGCGGCAGGGGCGAGAGGAGGAGCCGAGCGCGGGGATCATCGACGCGCAGTCCGTGGACGGCGCCGAGACCTGCCCGGCCTCAAGCCGCGGTTATGACGGCGCCAAGATGCGCGACGGGCGCAAGCGCCACATCCTGACCGACACCGGCGGCCTGCTGCTGGAGGTCACCGTCACGGCGGCGAATGTGCACGACTCCAAGGCCGCCCCCGACCTGCTGGACGCCTACCTGGCCAAGCCCGGACGGCTGCTGAAGCTGGTGTGGGTCGACAGCGCCTACCAGGGCCAGCCACTGGCCGACGCCTTCGCAGCCCACGGCGTGGAGGTAAAGGTGGTCAAGCGCCCCGACGGGAGAAGGGAGTTCACGGTGCTGGCGCGCCGGTGGGTAGTAGAGAGAACGCTGGGGTGGCTGTCCCGCGCGCGGCGCCTGAACCGCGACCACGAGCGCCGCCCGGACCACCACGTGCAGATGGTGTGGTGGGCGGGGCTTATCACGCTCACCCGGAAGATGACGCGCCAGCGCCTGCACTGGCCCGAGTTCCGGCCCCAGCGGCTGGGCCCGCAGCCGGGGTGA